In Streptomyces sp. NBC_01381, a genomic segment contains:
- a CDS encoding metallophosphoesterase, which produces MQGMKRIKGIRRAPAALVRHYRARHTHPVGELISPPHPYGRAIGLVAVVVLGAWLGLLIVGSVHVPVGPMDTRMTLRPSATGGTKIDVSPLGALELRSHVAPIRLDVDVDRLDPVRSQALVDHPERISGLQDEVARDVEHGALDLAVRSCAAVVSGATALGLAVYRRPRRALAAGGLALALLAASGTAAYATWNPKSVLEPKFSGLLSSAPSVVGNARSIVSEFDVYQQELARLVTNVTKLYDVTSTLPAYQPDPTTIRVLHVSDIHLNPASWKIIASLVEQYDINVIVDSGDTMDHGSAAENAFLDPIEDLGAPYVWVRGNHDSRTTQRYLQRMKNVHVLDEGRAVSVAGLRFAGTGDPQYTPDRSVAAEGKPVEVMAGIRLASALRDQKAAGTPVDVAIAHNPDAARETDGEVPLVLAGHVHHQEMEVMEGGTRLRIEGSTGGSGLRAVEGKYPDPVEASVLYLDRDTRRLQAWDEIRLGGLGLTKAEVSRHLPKENQPGATPSPPPPDRSPGSGSPAPR; this is translated from the coding sequence ATGCAGGGGATGAAAAGGATCAAGGGCATACGAAGGGCGCCCGCCGCCCTCGTACGCCACTACCGCGCACGCCACACGCACCCGGTCGGCGAACTGATCAGCCCGCCGCACCCGTACGGCCGCGCCATCGGCCTGGTCGCGGTCGTCGTGCTCGGCGCATGGCTCGGACTGCTGATCGTGGGCAGCGTGCACGTGCCCGTGGGCCCGATGGACACCCGGATGACGCTGCGCCCATCGGCGACCGGCGGCACGAAGATCGACGTGTCGCCGCTGGGCGCCCTCGAACTGCGCTCGCACGTCGCGCCCATCCGCCTCGACGTGGACGTCGACCGCCTCGACCCGGTGCGCTCGCAGGCCCTGGTCGACCACCCCGAGCGGATCTCCGGGCTCCAGGACGAGGTGGCGAGGGACGTCGAGCACGGAGCCCTCGACCTGGCCGTACGTTCCTGCGCCGCCGTCGTCTCGGGCGCCACCGCACTGGGCCTCGCCGTCTACCGCCGGCCGCGCCGCGCACTGGCGGCGGGCGGTCTGGCCCTTGCCCTGCTCGCGGCGTCGGGCACGGCGGCGTACGCGACGTGGAACCCCAAGTCGGTCCTTGAGCCGAAGTTCTCGGGCCTGCTGAGCAGCGCGCCCTCCGTGGTCGGCAACGCCCGCAGCATCGTGAGCGAATTCGACGTCTACCAACAGGAGTTGGCGCGCCTGGTCACCAACGTGACGAAGCTGTACGACGTGACGTCGACGCTCCCCGCGTACCAGCCGGACCCGACCACGATCCGGGTCCTGCACGTCTCGGACATCCACCTGAACCCCGCGAGCTGGAAGATCATCGCCTCGCTCGTCGAGCAGTACGACATCAACGTCATCGTCGATTCCGGCGACACGATGGACCACGGCAGCGCGGCGGAGAACGCCTTCCTGGACCCGATCGAGGACTTGGGAGCCCCCTACGTCTGGGTCCGCGGCAACCACGACTCGCGCACCACGCAGCGCTATCTGCAGCGCATGAAGAACGTGCACGTCCTGGACGAGGGCCGGGCGGTCTCGGTCGCGGGCCTGCGGTTCGCCGGGACGGGCGATCCGCAGTACACCCCCGACCGCTCGGTCGCGGCCGAGGGCAAGCCCGTCGAGGTGATGGCGGGCATCCGCCTCGCATCGGCCCTGCGCGACCAGAAGGCGGCGGGCACGCCCGTCGACGTGGCCATCGCCCACAACCCGGACGCGGCGCGCGAGACGGACGGCGAGGTGCCGCTGGTCCTGGCCGGCCATGTCCACCACCAGGAGATGGAGGTCATGGAGGGCGGCACGCGGCTGCGCATCGAGGGCTCGACGGGCGGCAGCGGGCTGCGGGCGGTGGAGGGCAAGTACCCCGACCCGGTCGAGGCGTCGGTCCTCTACCTGGACCGCGACACCCGCCGCCTGCAGGCCTGGGACGAGATCAGACTGGGCGGCCTCGGGCTGACGAAGGCGGAGGTCAGCCGCCATCTCCCCAAGGAGAACCAGCCGGGCGCGACGCCGTCGCCGCCCCCTCCGGACCGCTCTCCGGGGAGCGGTT
- a CDS encoding metallopeptidase family protein has protein sequence MLEMTREEFEELVAEALDRIPPELTRLMDNVAVFVEDEPPAEDPELLGLYEGTPLTDRGEWYAGVLPDRITIYRGPTLRMCESREDVVAETEITVVHEVAHHFGIDDERLHALGYG, from the coding sequence GTGCTGGAGATGACGCGGGAAGAGTTCGAGGAACTGGTCGCCGAGGCGCTCGACCGGATTCCGCCGGAGTTGACGCGGTTGATGGACAACGTGGCGGTGTTCGTGGAGGACGAACCGCCCGCCGAGGATCCCGAGCTGCTCGGGCTCTACGAGGGAACTCCGCTGACCGACCGGGGCGAGTGGTACGCGGGAGTGCTGCCCGACCGCATCACCATCTACCGGGGGCCGACGCTCCGGATGTGTGAGTCGCGCGAGGACGTCGTGGCGGAGACGGAGATCACCGTGGTGCACGAGGTCGCTCATCACTTCGGGATCGACGACGAGCGGCTGCACGCGCTTGGCTACGGCTGA
- a CDS encoding DEAD/DEAH box helicase, with amino-acid sequence MSIFSSDHAVLPENETVEAVAEAVETVENDAVEVVAETVEIVEAIEAEDVTEVTTDADADAVEAEADVDAEPQITFGDLGLPDGVVRKLARNGVHSPFPIQAATIPDALAGKDILGRGRTGSGKTLSFGLPMLAQLAEGHTEKKKPRGVILTPTRELAMQVADALQPYGDVLGLKMKVVCGGTSMGNQIYALERGVDILVATPGRLRDIISRGACSLENTQIAVLDEADQMSDLGFLPEVTELLDQVPSGGQRMLFSATMENEISTLVKRYLNNPVTHEVDAAQGAVTTMTHHILIVKPRDKAPVTAAIAARKGRTIIFVRTQLGADRIAEQLCESGVKADALHGGMTQGARTRVLEDFKKGYVNALVATDVAARGIHVDGIDLVLNVDPAGDHKDYLHRSGRTARAGRSGTVVSLSLPHQRRQIFRLMEDAGVDASRHIINGGGTFEPEVAEITGARSMTEVQADSAGNAATQAEREVKDLTKELERATRRATELREEATRLTARAARERGDDPEVAVAEAAAAAEAAVEAAASVPEQSAPVREERSSSYENRRPQRDERGNYERERRDDRGGRSFERRDDRGGSGFRGGDRREGGFRGGDRREGGDRGGRSFERRDDRGGSGFRGGDRREGGFRRDDRPSGDRGGFRREERPSGDRGGSFRRDERPSGDRGGFRRDERPSGDRGGFRGGDRRDDRGGSFRRDDRPSGGHRGSDRPFNRDRRDDRPSGGARSGGHDRPAFNRDRSGTGTGSFGRRDDKPRWKRNG; translated from the coding sequence ATGTCCATTTTCAGTTCTGACCACGCCGTCCTGCCCGAGAACGAGACGGTCGAGGCCGTCGCCGAGGCTGTCGAGACCGTCGAGAACGACGCCGTAGAGGTTGTCGCCGAGACCGTCGAGATCGTCGAGGCCATCGAGGCCGAGGACGTCACCGAGGTCACCACCGACGCCGACGCTGATGCCGTTGAGGCTGAGGCCGACGTCGACGCCGAGCCCCAGATCACCTTCGGCGACCTCGGTCTGCCCGACGGTGTCGTCCGCAAGCTCGCCCGCAACGGCGTGCACAGCCCCTTCCCGATCCAGGCAGCGACCATCCCGGACGCCCTGGCCGGCAAGGACATCCTGGGCCGCGGCCGCACCGGCTCCGGCAAGACCCTCTCCTTCGGTCTGCCGATGCTGGCCCAGCTGGCCGAGGGCCACACCGAGAAGAAGAAGCCCCGCGGCGTCATCCTGACCCCGACCCGCGAGCTGGCGATGCAGGTCGCCGACGCGCTTCAGCCGTACGGCGACGTACTCGGCCTGAAGATGAAGGTCGTCTGCGGCGGTACGTCCATGGGCAACCAGATCTACGCCCTCGAGCGCGGCGTCGACATCCTCGTCGCCACGCCGGGCCGTCTGCGCGACATCATCAGCCGCGGCGCCTGCTCGCTGGAGAACACCCAGATCGCGGTGCTCGACGAGGCCGACCAGATGTCCGACCTGGGCTTCCTGCCCGAGGTCACCGAGCTGCTCGACCAGGTGCCGTCCGGCGGCCAGCGGATGCTGTTCTCGGCCACGATGGAGAACGAGATCTCCACGCTGGTCAAGCGCTACCTGAACAACCCGGTCACGCACGAGGTCGACGCCGCCCAGGGCGCCGTCACGACCATGACCCACCACATCCTGATCGTGAAGCCCCGCGACAAGGCGCCGGTCACCGCCGCGATCGCCGCGCGCAAGGGCCGCACGATCATCTTCGTCCGCACCCAGCTGGGCGCCGACCGCATCGCCGAGCAGCTCTGCGAGTCCGGTGTGAAGGCCGACGCGCTGCACGGCGGCATGACGCAGGGCGCTCGTACGCGCGTTCTTGAGGACTTCAAGAAGGGCTACGTCAACGCGCTCGTCGCGACCGACGTCGCCGCCCGCGGTATCCACGTCGACGGCATCGACCTGGTCCTGAACGTGGACCCGGCCGGCGACCACAAGGACTACCTGCACCGCTCCGGCCGTACCGCTCGCGCGGGCCGCTCCGGCACGGTCGTCTCGCTGTCCCTGCCGCACCAGCGCCGCCAGATCTTCCGCCTGATGGAGGACGCGGGCGTCGACGCCTCGCGCCACATCATCAACGGCGGCGGCACCTTCGAGCCGGAGGTCGCCGAGATCACCGGCGCCCGTTCGATGACCGAGGTGCAGGCCGACTCCGCGGGCAACGCCGCGACCCAGGCCGAGCGTGAGGTCAAGGACCTCACCAAGGAGCTGGAGCGCGCCACCCGCCGCGCGACGGAGCTGCGCGAGGAGGCCACGCGCCTCACCGCGCGTGCCGCCCGCGAGCGCGGTGACGACCCGGAGGTCGCGGTGGCCGAGGCCGCCGCCGCTGCCGAGGCCGCCGTCGAGGCCGCCGCCTCCGTGCCCGAGCAGTCCGCCCCGGTGCGGGAGGAGCGTTCCTCCTCGTACGAGAACCGCCGTCCGCAGCGTGACGAGCGCGGCAACTACGAGCGTGAGCGCCGCGACGACCGTGGTGGCCGTTCCTTCGAGCGTCGTGACGACCGCGGTGGCTCCGGCTTCCGTGGTGGCGACCGTCGTGAGGGTGGCTTCCGTGGCGGTGACCGCCGTGAGGGTGGCGACCGTGGTGGCCGTTCCTTCGAGCGTCGTGACGACCGTGGCGGCTCCGGCTTCCGTGGTGGCGACCGTCGTGAAGGCGGCTTCCGTCGCGACGACCGTCCGTCGGGCGACCGCGGTGGCTTCCGCCGTGAGGAGCGTCCCTCCGGCGACCGTGGCGGCTCCTTCCGCCGTGACGAGCGTCCGTCGGGTGACCGTGGCGGCTTCCGTCGCGACGAGCGTCCCTCCGGTGACCGTGGCGGCTTCCGCGGCGGCGACCGTCGTGACGACCGTGGCGGCTCCTTCCGCCGTGACGACCGCCCCTCCGGCGGCCACCGCGGCAGCGACCGTCCGTTCAACCGTGACCGCCGCGACGACCGCCCCTCCGGCGGCGCCCGCTCCGGTGGCCACGACCGCCCGGCGTTCAACCGCGACCGCTCCGGCACCGGCACCGGTTCCTTCGGCCGCCGCGACGACAAGCCGCGCTGGAAGCGCAACGGCTGA
- a CDS encoding amino acid permease, which produces MTTTDGKNGEPPPGSDEERLAELGYTQVLARRMSAFSNYAVSFTIISVLSGCLTMYLFGMNTGGPALITWGWVGVGLMTLFVGLAMAEICSAYPTSAGLYFWAHRLAPPRTAAAWAWFTGWFNVLGQVAVTAGIDFGAASFLGAYLNLQFDFQVTEERTILLFAAILVLHGLLNTFGVRIVGLLNSVSVWWHVIGVAVIVGALAFSPDSHQSASFVFTEFVNNTGWGSGLYVALIGLLMAQYTFTGYDASAHMTEETHDASTAGPRGIVRSIWTSWIAGFVLLLGFTFAIQSYEGARGSATGAPPAQILLDALGATTGKLLLLVVIGAQLFCGMASVTANSRMIYAFSRDGALPFSHIWHTVNPRTRTPVAAVWLAALGALVLGLPYLINVTAYAAVTSIAVIGLYIAYVVPTLLRLRKGDQFERGPWHLGRWSRPIGIVAVTWVGVITVLFMLPQVSPVTWETFNYAPIAVLVVLGFAATWWLASARHWFLNPDHERTLAREAARSGAPAKTDP; this is translated from the coding sequence ATGACGACCACTGACGGAAAGAACGGCGAACCACCACCCGGCTCCGACGAGGAGCGCCTGGCCGAGCTCGGCTACACCCAAGTGCTCGCGCGCCGCATGTCCGCGTTCTCCAACTACGCGGTCTCCTTCACGATCATCTCGGTCCTCTCCGGCTGCCTCACGATGTACCTGTTCGGCATGAACACCGGCGGCCCGGCCCTGATCACCTGGGGCTGGGTCGGTGTCGGCCTGATGACCCTCTTCGTCGGCCTCGCCATGGCGGAGATCTGCTCCGCGTACCCGACGTCGGCCGGGCTCTACTTCTGGGCGCACCGCCTCGCACCGCCCCGCACGGCGGCCGCCTGGGCGTGGTTCACGGGCTGGTTCAACGTCCTCGGTCAGGTCGCCGTCACCGCGGGCATCGACTTCGGCGCCGCGTCGTTCCTGGGCGCGTACCTGAACCTGCAGTTCGACTTCCAGGTCACCGAGGAGCGCACGATCCTGCTCTTCGCCGCCATCCTCGTACTGCACGGACTCCTGAACACCTTCGGCGTACGCATCGTCGGCCTGCTGAACAGCGTCAGTGTCTGGTGGCATGTCATCGGCGTCGCGGTCATCGTCGGCGCGCTCGCCTTCTCGCCGGACTCGCACCAGTCGGCGTCCTTCGTCTTCACGGAGTTCGTGAACAACACGGGGTGGGGCAGCGGCCTCTACGTCGCCCTCATCGGCCTCCTGATGGCCCAGTACACCTTCACCGGGTACGACGCCTCCGCGCACATGACCGAGGAGACCCACGACGCGTCCACGGCGGGCCCGCGCGGCATCGTCCGCTCCATCTGGACGTCCTGGATCGCGGGCTTCGTGCTGCTGCTCGGCTTCACCTTCGCCATCCAGTCGTACGAGGGTGCGCGGGGGTCGGCCACGGGAGCACCGCCCGCGCAGATCCTGCTCGACGCCCTCGGGGCGACCACCGGCAAGCTGCTCCTGCTCGTCGTCATCGGCGCGCAGCTCTTCTGCGGCATGGCGTCCGTGACCGCCAACTCCCGCATGATCTATGCCTTCTCGCGGGACGGGGCGCTGCCGTTCTCGCACATCTGGCACACGGTCAACCCGCGTACGCGCACCCCCGTCGCGGCGGTCTGGCTGGCCGCGCTCGGCGCGCTGGTGCTCGGACTTCCGTACCTGATCAACGTCACGGCGTACGCGGCGGTGACCTCGATCGCGGTCATCGGGCTCTACATCGCGTACGTCGTCCCGACCCTCCTGCGGCTGCGCAAGGGCGACCAATTCGAGCGCGGGCCCTGGCACTTGGGCCGCTGGTCGCGCCCGATCGGCATCGTCGCGGTGACCTGGGTCGGAGTGATCACGGTCCTCTTCATGCTCCCGCAGGTCTCGCCGGTCACCTGGGAAACCTTCAACTACGCCCCGATCGCGGTCCTGGTGGTCCTCGGCTTCGCCGCGACCTGGTGGCTGGCATCGGCCAGGCACTGGTTCCTCAACCCGGATCACGAGCGCACCCTGGCCCGCGAGGCGGCCCGCTCCGGGGCGCCCGCCAAGACCGATCCCTGA
- a CDS encoding ABC transporter ATP-binding protein: MPTGPKPSPQHPRRLRLLGELSRGHIIQISLAVLLSLAATAATLAVPLLVRELIDALARRESILQWLAIMVPLALAGALAASVSGYLLAKTGEQFILRLRGKVMEHTLRMPLQAVRAAGAGNLVARITSDAALLRSVIDVGVVQLPVAVVTALATLVLMALLDWMLVLLTLAVFAVAGSVIWLLLRRVRKGFEGIQIATGALAQRFTTVLSSLVTVKAHRAEKPTSASLTRDAEHITDGMISAARLQSVVIPVMSLGQEVALACIVIAGGVRISHGDLSLSDFIAFLLYLLQLVTPITIMVMGLGRLQTGLAAKGRFEDLLSAPVETAGEPVAPRPDAGSDAVVFDRVSFGYDGEPVLREVSLRIPRRGLTAVVGHSGAGKSTLLTLIERFEDASSGSITVLGQDVRDWSLDALRSRIGYVDQSFTLLEGTVRENLLLGRTDSGTDDAALMSALADVGMADVVRALPSGLDTVIGREVDVSGGQRQRIALARALLQSSDVILLDEPTSQLDSLNEMRLRDVIDTLARDRSVLVVAHRLSTVMHADHVVVLADGTVAETGTHAELMANSSHYRDLVEGQHWAHATAV; this comes from the coding sequence GTGCCGACAGGGCCGAAGCCGTCCCCGCAACACCCGAGACGCCTGCGCCTCCTCGGCGAACTGTCCCGCGGCCACATCATCCAGATCTCGCTCGCGGTCCTGCTGAGCCTGGCTGCTACCGCGGCGACCCTGGCGGTGCCGCTCTTGGTGAGGGAGCTCATCGATGCCCTCGCCCGGCGGGAGAGCATCCTGCAGTGGCTCGCGATCATGGTGCCGCTGGCGCTGGCCGGGGCGCTGGCCGCGTCGGTCTCCGGCTACCTCCTGGCCAAGACGGGCGAGCAGTTCATCCTGCGGCTGCGGGGCAAGGTCATGGAGCACACCCTGCGCATGCCGCTCCAGGCAGTGCGCGCGGCCGGCGCCGGAAACCTCGTCGCCCGCATCACCTCCGACGCGGCGCTGCTGCGGTCAGTGATCGACGTCGGCGTCGTCCAGCTGCCCGTCGCCGTCGTGACGGCCCTCGCGACCCTCGTCCTCATGGCCCTGCTGGACTGGATGCTGGTACTTCTGACCCTGGCCGTGTTCGCCGTGGCCGGCAGCGTCATCTGGCTGCTGCTGCGCCGGGTTCGCAAGGGTTTCGAGGGGATTCAGATAGCCACCGGCGCGCTCGCCCAGCGCTTCACCACGGTGCTCTCGTCGCTGGTCACCGTCAAAGCGCACCGCGCCGAGAAGCCCACCAGCGCATCCCTGACCCGTGACGCCGAACACATCACCGACGGAATGATTTCCGCCGCGCGACTCCAGTCCGTCGTCATCCCCGTCATGTCGCTCGGTCAGGAAGTCGCCCTCGCCTGCATCGTGATCGCGGGCGGCGTACGGATCTCGCACGGAGATCTCAGCCTCTCCGACTTCATCGCCTTCCTGCTGTATCTGCTCCAGCTCGTCACCCCCATCACCATCATGGTGATGGGCCTGGGGCGTCTGCAGACGGGCCTGGCCGCAAAGGGACGGTTCGAGGACTTGCTCAGCGCCCCCGTCGAAACGGCAGGCGAACCCGTCGCGCCCCGGCCCGACGCCGGCAGTGACGCCGTGGTGTTCGACCGCGTGTCCTTCGGGTACGACGGTGAGCCGGTGCTGCGGGAGGTCTCTCTGCGGATACCGCGGCGCGGGCTGACCGCTGTCGTCGGACACTCGGGGGCGGGGAAGTCCACCCTGCTCACCCTGATCGAACGGTTCGAGGACGCCTCCAGCGGGTCCATCACGGTGCTGGGGCAAGACGTCCGTGACTGGTCGCTCGACGCGCTGCGCTCCCGAATCGGCTATGTCGACCAGTCCTTCACGCTTCTGGAGGGCACCGTCCGTGAGAACCTCCTCCTCGGACGTACGGACTCGGGCACCGACGACGCCGCGCTCATGTCAGCGCTCGCCGACGTCGGCATGGCGGACGTGGTACGCGCCCTCCCGAGCGGCCTGGACACCGTCATCGGCCGCGAAGTGGACGTCTCGGGAGGCCAGCGGCAGCGCATCGCCCTGGCCCGGGCTCTGCTCCAGTCCTCCGATGTCATCCTGCTCGACGAGCCCACCTCGCAACTGGACTCTCTCAACGAGATGCGCCTGCGCGACGTGATCGACACCCTTGCCCGAGACCGTTCGGTTCTCGTCGTGGCCCACCGCCTGTCCACGGTGATGCATGCCGACCACGTCGTCGTGCTGGCAGACGGCACTGTCGCGGAAACAGGTACCCACGCCGAACTGATGGCCAACAGCTCCCATTACCGCGACCTCGTCGAGGGCCAGCACTGGGCACACGCCACAGCCGTATGA
- a CDS encoding LxmA leader domain family RiPP, protein MNTADQLISGYTAYTDSAEIGAASSADAPAITPTTSVTVVSVESILASAGGAASFSAGFTLAKGC, encoded by the coding sequence GTGAACACTGCCGACCAGCTGATCTCGGGCTACACCGCCTACACCGACTCGGCCGAGATCGGCGCGGCCTCCTCTGCCGACGCCCCCGCGATCACCCCGACGACCTCGGTCACGGTCGTCTCCGTCGAGAGCATCCTGGCGTCGGCCGGCGGTGCCGCCAGCTTCAGCGCGGGCTTCACGCTGGCCAAGGGCTGCTGA